The Streptomyces aurantiacus genome includes a region encoding these proteins:
- a CDS encoding multicopper oxidase family protein, protein MRRRTLLGAGGAMLGAGALTAAGWPALSRYAREGRPGTVLPSQTELPAPFRTPLPIPRVLAPTSTSGTTDHYDITQQHTELEILPGLRTPAWTYAGTFPGPTIVSRSGRRTVVRHRNELDRPAVVHLHGGHTPAASDGYPTSLILPADGSYDAHRVHQDMNGGPHGSSMGHHPMDLTEGTRTYTYPLDQRAATLWYHDHRMSYTGTAVWMGLAGFHLIHDDEEEQLELPRGDRDIPLMITDRSFAADGSFRYPALDPQLHTPGVTDTYMNGVLGDVILVNGAPWPVHHTQRLRYRLRLLNASNARLYTLQLDPQPPGGGGLLQIGSDGGLLNTPRPHDTLDIAPGERFDIIIDFSRYRPGTQVRLLNRNADGPTAQIMRFDTGSGSPHDDTRVPHRLSDIPRLDPSRATITRDFHFRGSTTGWTINGKEYKPGHTLARPQLGQIEIWRFTTNFHHPIHLHLNHFQVLTRNNHTPGTFDHGWKDTINLHPAEAVEITTHFTHYPGTYMIHCHNLEHEDMAMMADFTTH, encoded by the coding sequence ATGAGGCGGCGCACCCTGCTGGGCGCCGGCGGGGCGATGCTCGGCGCCGGCGCCCTGACCGCGGCCGGCTGGCCGGCACTGAGCCGCTACGCACGCGAGGGCCGCCCCGGCACCGTGCTCCCCAGCCAGACCGAACTGCCGGCCCCCTTCCGCACCCCCCTGCCGATCCCCCGCGTGCTGGCCCCCACATCGACCAGCGGCACCACAGACCACTACGACATCACCCAGCAACACACCGAACTGGAGATCCTGCCCGGACTGCGCACCCCGGCATGGACCTACGCAGGCACCTTCCCCGGACCGACCATCGTCTCCCGCTCGGGACGCCGCACCGTCGTACGCCACCGCAACGAACTCGACCGCCCCGCCGTGGTCCACCTGCACGGCGGCCACACCCCGGCAGCCAGCGACGGCTACCCCACCTCCCTGATCCTGCCCGCCGACGGCTCCTACGACGCCCACCGCGTCCACCAGGACATGAACGGCGGACCCCACGGCTCATCCATGGGCCACCACCCCATGGACCTCACCGAAGGAACCCGCACCTACACCTACCCCCTCGACCAGCGCGCCGCGACCCTCTGGTACCACGACCACCGCATGAGCTACACCGGCACCGCCGTCTGGATGGGACTCGCCGGATTCCACCTCATCCACGACGACGAAGAAGAACAACTGGAACTGCCCCGCGGCGACCGGGACATCCCCCTCATGATCACAGACCGCTCGTTCGCCGCCGACGGATCATTCCGCTACCCCGCCCTGGACCCCCAGCTGCACACCCCAGGCGTCACCGACACCTACATGAACGGCGTCCTGGGCGACGTCATCCTCGTCAACGGCGCCCCCTGGCCCGTGCACCACACCCAACGGCTGCGCTACCGGCTACGCCTCCTCAACGCCTCCAACGCCCGCCTGTACACACTGCAACTCGACCCCCAGCCCCCAGGCGGCGGCGGCCTCCTCCAGATCGGCAGCGACGGCGGACTCCTCAACACCCCCCGCCCCCACGACACCCTGGACATCGCCCCCGGCGAACGCTTCGACATCATCATCGACTTCTCCCGCTACCGCCCCGGCACCCAAGTACGCCTCCTCAACCGCAACGCAGACGGCCCCACAGCCCAGATCATGCGCTTCGACACCGGCTCCGGCTCCCCCCACGACGACACCAGAGTCCCCCACCGACTCAGCGACATACCCCGCCTCGACCCAAGCCGGGCCACCATCACCCGCGACTTCCACTTCCGCGGCTCCACCACAGGCTGGACCATCAACGGCAAAGAATACAAACCAGGACACACACTGGCCCGCCCCCAACTCGGCCAAATAGAAATCTGGCGGTTCACCACCAACTTCCACCACCCCATCCACCTCCACCTCAACCACTTCCAGGTCCTGACCCGCAACAACCACACCCCCGGAACCTTCGACCACGGCTGGAAAGACACCATCAACCTCCACCCCGCCGAAGCCGTCGAAATAACCACCCACTTCACCC